The following coding sequences are from one Parabacteroides pacaensis window:
- a CDS encoding ketopantoate reductase family protein, protein MKILIYGAGVVGCTYGWQLSKAGCDVTVLVRKGQKEFVQKDGIHIICSDFREKTRKDTDVIFKPTVIDELSSNNDFEYIIVSINKLQLSTILPTLSQSAGKANVVFFQNNWDVFTEIDKYLKPEQYFFAFPFMVGGGKEDKSIHCAISGLKYSYTPLGEKDGRITPRVEKLSIILDKANLKPVISNQILVWLITHYAVAAGLSAGIMSAGSASKFIENKAIIKTTMKAIREGLAICKRMGINPKTEKANRLYLLPLFISVPIAKKIYSNDALQLMFDGHINHSPAEIRQMIDDIIDSGVKYGVVTPNLLQLREYISSH, encoded by the coding sequence ATGAAAATATTGATATACGGTGCTGGCGTAGTGGGTTGTACTTATGGCTGGCAATTATCCAAAGCAGGATGTGACGTTACTGTATTGGTGCGTAAAGGGCAAAAAGAATTTGTACAAAAAGATGGCATTCACATTATCTGTTCAGACTTTAGAGAGAAAACAAGAAAAGATACAGATGTAATCTTTAAGCCTACAGTGATAGACGAACTTTCATCAAACAATGATTTTGAATATATTATTGTCTCCATCAATAAATTGCAATTATCAACTATATTGCCAACTCTTTCACAGTCAGCAGGAAAAGCAAATGTTGTATTTTTCCAAAATAACTGGGATGTTTTTACTGAAATAGATAAATATTTAAAACCTGAACAATACTTTTTTGCCTTTCCCTTTATGGTCGGAGGTGGAAAAGAAGATAAAAGCATACATTGTGCCATTTCAGGTCTAAAATATTCCTATACTCCGTTAGGAGAAAAAGACGGGCGGATAACTCCACGAGTAGAAAAACTTTCTATAATACTGGATAAAGCAAACTTAAAGCCTGTCATTTCTAATCAAATATTAGTATGGTTAATCACACATTATGCTGTCGCTGCCGGTCTTTCAGCGGGAATAATGAGTGCCGGAAGTGCCTCTAAATTTATAGAGAACAAAGCTATTATTAAAACTACAATGAAAGCTATTCGGGAAGGCTTAGCTATTTGTAAAAGAATGGGCATAAATCCTAAAACGGAAAAAGCAAACAGATTATATCTTTTACCTCTATTTATCAGTGTGCCAATAGCTAAGAAAATTTATAGTAATGATGCTCTGCAACTTATGTTTGATGGACATATCAATCATTCTCCTGCTGAAATAAGGCAAATGATAGATGATATAATAGATAGTGGTGTAAAATATGGTGTTGTAACTCCTAATTTATTACAATTAAGAGAATATATATCTTCTCATTAG
- a CDS encoding helix-turn-helix domain-containing protein, translating into MEKIQVIPPTKLLAPYIKQYWFLRIDDVKQGFQRSIPAGCVALVFHKGNKIISSLHKGTQPQSYISGQISTYSDIEFSFLDMVLILFQPIGCRMFFPYPMEEFTNQNIGIDLLDNTCLVELEEKINEVSDTYQTVRLIEEYLLNRLSKNIPCNVNRMMTTVQNIHEGEGNISVLSQTACLGYKQFKRIFAEYVGLNPKDFIQITRFKKTFNILQSTPQISISKVAYDCGYYDKSHLIKEFKMFTGYTPKQLLDICDTYTENLSVFNSVFINENRKLNTIDL; encoded by the coding sequence ATGGAGAAAATTCAAGTAATACCACCTACTAAATTGCTCGCTCCTTATATAAAGCAATATTGGTTTTTAAGGATAGATGATGTAAAGCAAGGCTTTCAACGTTCTATCCCGGCAGGTTGTGTAGCACTTGTTTTTCATAAAGGAAACAAAATCATTTCTTCTTTGCATAAGGGAACACAGCCTCAATCCTATATAAGCGGACAAATCAGTACTTATTCAGACATAGAGTTTTCTTTCTTGGATATGGTCCTTATCCTATTTCAACCTATCGGATGCAGGATGTTTTTTCCATATCCTATGGAAGAATTTACAAATCAAAATATAGGTATTGATTTGTTAGACAATACCTGTTTAGTAGAATTGGAAGAGAAAATAAATGAAGTATCTGATACTTATCAAACGGTTAGATTAATAGAAGAATATTTATTAAATAGACTATCCAAAAATATTCCATGCAATGTCAATAGGATGATGACTACTGTTCAAAATATCCATGAAGGAGAAGGAAATATATCCGTTCTATCTCAAACGGCTTGTTTAGGATATAAGCAATTTAAACGGATATTCGCTGAATATGTAGGACTGAATCCAAAAGATTTTATCCAAATCACACGATTTAAAAAGACATTCAATATTTTGCAATCAACTCCACAAATCAGCATAAGTAAAGTAGCCTATGATTGTGGATATTATGATAAGTCACATCTAATAAAGGAGTTTAAAATGTTCACAGGTTATACCCCTAAACAGCTACTTGATATTTGTGATACTTACACCGAAAATCTATCGGTATTCAATTCTGTATTTATTAACGAAAATAGAAAACTTAATACTATCGATTTATGA
- a CDS encoding SWIM zinc finger family protein — MKLNDFHKQISHKIYERGEEYYEYNTIENVEHSYPDTWTAEVEGRQAYSVEIKLNGDEIISWDCDCPYDYGDMCKHVVAVLLYIKDNRDKYFTTIKIPLSDSQEQLAEILKHTNNKELTSFLSEYADKHPDFYQALLSHLHPKKKLLIR; from the coding sequence ATGAAATTAAACGATTTTCACAAGCAAATATCGCATAAAATCTACGAAAGAGGTGAAGAGTATTACGAATATAATACGATTGAGAATGTCGAACATAGTTATCCTGATACTTGGACGGCAGAAGTAGAAGGCAGGCAGGCATATTCGGTTGAAATAAAACTGAATGGTGATGAAATTATATCATGGGATTGTGATTGCCCCTATGATTACGGTGATATGTGTAAACATGTAGTTGCTGTTCTTTTGTATATCAAGGATAACAGAGACAAATACTTTACAACTATCAAAATCCCCCTCTCTGATTCACAAGAACAATTAGCTGAAATTCTGAAACACACCAACAATAAGGAGCTTACATCGTTTTTATCAGAGTATGCCGACAAACATCCCGATTTTTATCAAGCCCTACTATCCCATCTTCATCCTAAAAAAAAGCTGCTAATCCGGTAG